The following coding sequences are from one Triticum aestivum cultivar Chinese Spring chromosome 5A, IWGSC CS RefSeq v2.1, whole genome shotgun sequence window:
- the LOC123107785 gene encoding auxin-responsive protein IAA12: MEATDSLLMATELRLGLPGTDDKPHKITSAMSPPATPRGKKRTLDAFEATASDEADRSDDTATAPPVAKAQVVGWPPVRRCFQEAASKSKAKKADEASSNNTPSAAVPTSTNGSFVKVSMDGAPYLRKVDMRMYKGYRELREALEAMFVCFSGADGGASSGGGANPAEYAITYEDKDGDLMLVGDVPFDMFSGTCKKLRIIKRSEATGLGSK, translated from the exons ATGGAAGCTACCGACAGCCTCCTCATGGCCACCGAGCTCAGGCTGGGCCTCCCCGGCACCGACGACAAGCCACACAAGATCACCTCGGCGatgtcgccgccggcgactcccagGGGCAAGAAGCGCACCCTGGACGCCTTCGAGGCCACCGCCTCCGATGAGGCCGACAGGTCCGACGACACCGCGACCGCACCCCCCGTGGCCAA GGCACAAGTTGTCGGGTGGCCGCCGGTGAGGCGCTGCTTCCAGGAAGCGGCGAGCAAGAGCAAGGCGAAGAAAGCGGACGAGGCCAGCAGCAACAACACGCCGTCCGCGGCGGTGCCGACGAGCACCAACGGCTCCTTCGTCAAAGTGAGCATGGACGGAGCGCCCTACCTCAGGAAGGTCGACATGAGGATGTACAAGGGCTACCGGGAGCTCAGGGAGGCCCTGGAGGCCATGTTCGTCTGCTTCTCCGGGGCAGACGGCGGCGCCTCCAGCGGCGGGGGCGCAAACCCGGCCGAGTACGCCATCACCTACGAGGACAAGGACGGCGACCTCATGCTTGTCGGAGACGTGCCCTTCGA TATGTTCAGCGGCACATGCAAGAAGTTGAGGATCATCAAGAGATCCGAAGCCACAGGCCTGGGATCCAAATAA
- the LOC123104940 gene encoding CBL-interacting protein kinase 7, with amino-acid sequence MAVAKSKAGKHAAPLLGKYELGRLLGRGTFAKVYHARSLVGGEAVAIKVLDKPELAATAGMDARVLGEVSAMRRLRHPNVLRLHEVLATRSKVYLVMELAPGGDLLSRLAALPKRRLPEHAARRVFLQLVSALIYCHARGVSHRDVKPQNVLIDADGNLKVCDFGLAALPESHRDDGRLHTACGTPAFAAPEVLRRKAYDGVKADAWSCGVILYVLLAGRLPFDDSNIAEMCMKAHRREYTLPEWVSQPARRLVSRLLDPNPATRLTVAELSSHPWFKRSLSLDSQLGSLLGGAAERDLLFQAPPTLNAFDIISMSPGLDLSGLFGENRRSREKRFMTTASPEQMVEQLGHSGAKLGYFMVGKKGVERLPLGGLSGLVAMSMEMSEVAPPLMLVELRLEAGDDEEVQAFGWDELRTELGEVVMAWHGCEELRTGAGGGALGCKCLFGLGVPEMVVIAGVAALLFGPKQLPEIGRSVGKTVKSFQQAAKEFETELKKEPGEGDDQPPPATPTAVSSSDDEEKKELEASSRKESA; translated from the exons ATGGCCGTCGCCAAGAGCAAGGCGGGCAAGCACGCCGCCCCGCTGCTCGGCAAGTACGAGCTCGGCCGCCTCCTCGGCCGCGGCACCTTCGCCAAGGTCTACCACGCGCGCTCCCTCGTCGGCGGCGAGGCCGTGGCCATCAAGGTGCTCGACAAGCCCGAGCTGGCCGCCACGGCCGGCATGGACGCGCGCGTGCTCGGCGAGGTCTCCGCCATGCGCCGCCTCCGCCACCCCAACGTGCTGCGCCTCCACGAGGTGCTCGCCACGCGCTCCAAGGTCTACCTCGTCATGGAGCTCGCCCCCGGCGGCGACCTGCTCTCCAGGCTCGCCGCGCTCCCCAagcgccgcctccccgagcacgccgcgcGCCGGGTCTTCCTCCAGCTCGTCTCCGCGCTCATCTACTGCCACGCGCGCGGCGTCTCCCACCGCGACGTCAAGCCGCAGAACGTCCTCATCGACGCCGACGGCAACCTCAAGGTCTGCGACTTCGGCCTCGCCGCGCTCCCGGAGTCCCACCGCGACGACGGACGCCTGCACACCGCCTGCGGCACGCCCGCCTTCGCCGCGCCCGAGGTGCTCCGCCGCAAGGCCTACGACGGCGTCAAGGCCGACGCATGGTCCTGCGGCGTCATCCTCTAcgtcctcctcgccggccgccTGCCGTTCGACGACTCCAACATCGCCGAGATGTGCATGAAGGCGCACCGCCGCGAGTACACGCTCCCGGAGTGGGTGTCCCAGCCGGCGCGTCGCCTCGTGAGCCGCCTGCTCGACCCCAACCCAGCCACCCGCCTCACGGTCGCCGAGCTCTCCAGCCACCCGTGGTTCAAACGGTCGCTCAGCCTCGACTCGCAGCTCGGCAGcctcctcggcggcgcggcggagcgcgACCTCCTGTTCCAGGCCCCGCCAACACTCAACGCGTTCGACATCATAAGCATGTCGCCGGGGCTCGACCTGTCGGGACTCTTCGGGGAGAACCGGCGGAGCCGGGAGAAGCGGTTCATGACGACGGCGTCGCCGGAGCAGATGGTCGAGCAGCTCGGGCACTCGGGCGCAAAGCTCGGTTACTTCATGGTGGGCAAGAAAGGAGTAGAGCGCCTTCCACTAGGCGGCCTGTCAGGGCTCGTGGCCATGTCCATGGAGATGTCGGAGGTGGCACCACCCCTGATGCTCGTCGAGCTTCGGCTGGAGGCAGGCGACGACGAGGAGGTCCAGGCGTTCGGATGGGACGAGCTTAGGACGGAGCTTGGGGAGGTGGTCATGGCGTGGCATGGATGCGAGGAATT GCGGACGGGCGCGGGGGGCGGCGCGCTCGGGTGCAAGTGCCTGTTCGGGCTCGGCGTTCCGGAGATGGTCGTCATCGCCGGCGTCGCGGCGCTGCTGTTCGGCCCCAAGCAGCTCCCCGAGATCGGCCGCAGCGTCGGCAAGACCGTCAAGAGCTTCCAGCAG GCAGCCAAGGAATTTGAAACAGAACTGAAAAAAGAACCCGGGGAAGGCGAcgaccagcctccacctgcaacccCCACGGCGGTCAGCAGCAGCGACGATGAAGAGAAAAAGGAGCTAGAGGCATCGAGTAGGAAAGAGAGCGCATGA
- the LOC123104941 gene encoding protein OSB1, mitochondrial: MVLLAVASSLKTLNPTLSPSPSRRRLLLSSSHLRLPPLLSRSGRLRCSAGYGDAAAPQQAAPTTQRPDEIPWSRELCNSVRLIGTVGTDIELRQLPSGASVARGRIAVWKSATETTWVTLAFWDDLAVMASEHVKQGDRIFVSGRLVSDTVEEGPEKRQVYYKVVVQQFNFIESFQPVRLYSESSQDGGKHGDYVGNDSTSGSTENKKGDYMSSSSRSTEALWQAFFANPLDWWDNRKDKKNPRYPDFKHKSTGEALWVEGRNNPNWVVSQLAILDSRMGSLQDKQRKPVSYMYADDFMTSDASD, translated from the exons ATGGTTCTCCTCGCCGTCGCGTCCTCGCTCAAAACCCTAAACCCTACCTTGAGCCCGAGCCCCAGCCGACGCCGTCTCCTCCTCAGCTCCTCCCAtctccgcctgccgccgctgctcTCGCGGAGCGGCCGCCTCCGCTGCTCGGCCGGCTACGGCGATGCCGCCGCGCCGCAGCAGGCGGCTCCGACGACGCAGCGGCCGGACGAGATCCCGTGGAGCAGGGAGCTCTGCAACTCGGTGCGGCTCATAGGGACGGTGGGCACGGACAtcgagctgcgccagctccccagcGGCGCCTCCGTCGCGCGGGGGCGCATTGCCGTCTGGAAGTCGGCCACCGAGACCACCTG GGTAACTCTTGCATTTTGGGACGACTTGGCTGTTATGGCCTCTGAGCATGTAAAACAAGGAGACCGAATATTTGTTTCTGGACGGCTTGTATCAGATACTGTTGAGGAGGGGCCTGAGAAGCGGCAGGTTTACTACAAG GTTGTCGTTCAACAGTTCAACTTCATTGAGTCCTTCCAACCTGTGCGGTTATATTCAGAGTCAAGCCAGGATG GTGGAAAGCATGGAGATTATGTTGGTAATGATTCTACCTCTGGTTCAACTGAGAATAAAAAGGGAGATTACATGAGTTCCTCCTCTCGTTCAACTGAAGCACTGTGGCAAGCATTCTTCGCTAATCCTCTTGACTGGTGGGATAACAGGAAAGATAAG AAGAACCCAAGGTATCCAGACTTCAAGCACAAGAGCACCGGCGAAGCGCTGTGGGTTGAGGGGAGGAACAACCCCAACTGGGTCGTCTCCCAGCTGGCGATCTTGGACTCGAGGATGGGTTCCCTGCAGGACAAGCAGAGGAAACCAGTCTCCTACATGTACGCCGACGACTTCATGACATCTGACGCCAGCGACTAG